Proteins from a genomic interval of Gemmatimonas sp.:
- a CDS encoding ATP-binding cassette domain-containing protein, with the protein MVETQHVSVASNAQAVLRARALRKQYGQVVALDGADFDVRAGEILAVIGDNGAGKSSLIKALSGALLPDSGELWLDGAPVRFASPADARAAGIETVYQDLALAPAMSIAENLFLGRELRRPGLGGSLLRRLDHPRMQREAADALAALGVNVRSITRAVETLSGGQRQGIAVARSAAFARHVVILDEPTAALGVRESGMVLDLIRRVRDRGLSVVLISHNMPHVFDLADRIHIQRLGRRVALVDTAEITMTEAVGIMTGASGSG; encoded by the coding sequence ATGGTCGAGACGCAGCACGTGAGCGTGGCCAGCAATGCTCAGGCCGTGCTGCGGGCACGCGCACTCCGCAAGCAGTACGGGCAGGTCGTGGCACTCGACGGCGCCGATTTCGATGTGCGCGCCGGGGAGATTCTCGCAGTGATCGGCGACAACGGCGCCGGCAAGTCGTCGCTCATCAAGGCGCTGTCCGGGGCGCTCCTCCCAGATTCCGGTGAGTTGTGGCTGGACGGCGCGCCGGTGCGCTTCGCATCACCCGCCGACGCGCGCGCGGCCGGCATCGAGACCGTGTATCAGGATCTCGCGCTCGCGCCGGCCATGAGCATTGCCGAAAACCTGTTTCTGGGGCGCGAACTGCGGCGACCGGGGCTTGGCGGATCGCTGCTGCGCCGTCTCGATCACCCGCGCATGCAGCGCGAAGCGGCCGACGCACTTGCGGCGCTCGGCGTGAACGTGCGCTCCATTACGCGGGCGGTGGAGACGCTCTCCGGCGGTCAGCGGCAGGGGATCGCCGTGGCCCGCAGCGCCGCCTTCGCGCGGCACGTGGTGATCCTCGACGAACCCACCGCGGCCCTCGGCGTGCGCGAAAGCGGCATGGTGCTCGATCTCATCCGTCGGGTGCGCGACCGCGGACTATCGGTGGTGCTCATCAGCCACAACATGCCGCATGTGTTCGACCTGGCCGATCGCATCCACATTCAGCGATTGGGGCGACGGGTGGCGCTGGTGGATACGGCGGAGATCACGATGACGGAGGCGGTGGGCATCATGACGGGAGCGTCGGGGTCAGGGTAG
- a CDS encoding ABC transporter permease, whose amino-acid sequence MTLRRLAALGPLLALLLAVAFFATQSPRFLTLGNFSLVAQQVTVVGVLAIGQTLVILTAGIDLSCGMLMALGGVVMTLLAGQSGMHPALAILAGVGTTTVAGLINGLLVTRITLPPFIVTLGTMNIAFALTQLVSRSQTVTDLPPLMTALGNTVPLLGTRVAYGTLLLLALFALAWWLLRETAAGRHVYAVGNNREAARLAGINTNRVLLAVYTVAGALYGVASLLAVARTGVGDPQAGQTENLDTVTAVVLGGTSLFGGRGLILGSLVGALIVGVFRNGLTLMGVSSVYQILVTGVLVILAVATDQWSRRST is encoded by the coding sequence GTGACCTTGCGTCGCCTGGCGGCGCTGGGTCCGCTGCTGGCCCTGCTCCTGGCGGTCGCCTTCTTCGCCACGCAGTCCCCGCGCTTTCTCACCCTCGGCAACTTCTCGCTGGTGGCGCAGCAGGTCACCGTCGTGGGGGTGCTGGCCATTGGGCAGACGCTCGTCATCCTCACCGCCGGCATCGACCTGTCGTGCGGCATGCTCATGGCACTCGGCGGCGTGGTCATGACGCTGCTTGCGGGACAGTCGGGGATGCACCCCGCGCTCGCCATCCTGGCCGGCGTGGGTACGACCACCGTGGCGGGGCTGATAAACGGACTGCTGGTCACGCGAATCACTCTGCCCCCGTTCATCGTGACGCTGGGCACGATGAACATTGCGTTTGCGCTGACCCAGCTCGTCTCCCGTTCGCAGACGGTCACCGACCTGCCACCGCTCATGACGGCGCTGGGCAACACCGTGCCGCTGCTGGGGACGCGCGTGGCCTATGGCACGCTGCTGCTGCTCGCGCTGTTCGCGTTGGCCTGGTGGCTGCTGCGGGAGACGGCAGCGGGGCGCCATGTCTATGCGGTGGGCAACAACCGCGAGGCCGCGCGGCTGGCGGGCATAAACACCAATCGGGTGCTGCTTGCCGTGTACACCGTCGCTGGTGCCCTGTATGGAGTGGCGTCGCTGCTCGCGGTGGCGCGTACGGGCGTGGGCGATCCCCAGGCGGGGCAGACGGAGAATCTCGATACCGTCACCGCCGTGGTGCTGGGGGGCACCAGTCTCTTCGGTGGACGCGGCCTCATCCTCGGGTCGCTCGTGGGAGCGCTCATCGTGGGCGTGTTCCGCAATGGCCTCACGCTCATGGGCGTCTCCTCGGTCTATCAGATTCTGGTGACTGGAGTGCTCGTCATTCTGGCCGTTGCCACCGATCAATGGTCGAGACGCAGCACGTGA
- a CDS encoding sugar ABC transporter substrate-binding protein: MRRWRVLGALLLTACAHATDEPGSIGLVTKTETNPFFVKMKEGAERTAAAQVIPLLSGAGRSDGDNAGQVAAIENQVAAGARVILISPSDAKAIVPTITRLRKEGVLVIALDSPADPIDATDGFFGTDNYRAGELIGAYAKARLGTTSPQAVTIDLLPGHPTGAQRHNGFLKGLGVATNDRASNENAAPPEVVCSGDSVGDQAKAQTVMENCLQRAPQVNVVYAINEPSAAGAWNALVKAGREKDVFIVTVDGGCRGVADVAAGHFAATAQQYPVRMAELGVLAGVEYLRSGKKPSGFTDTGVALVAGTKLPGVESLTVEEGAARCWGTK, encoded by the coding sequence ATGCGCCGCTGGCGCGTACTCGGCGCGCTGCTGCTCACTGCGTGCGCCCACGCGACCGACGAGCCGGGGTCCATTGGCCTCGTGACCAAGACCGAGACCAATCCGTTCTTCGTGAAGATGAAGGAAGGCGCCGAGCGGACGGCCGCGGCGCAGGTCATCCCGCTACTCTCCGGTGCCGGCCGTTCCGACGGCGACAATGCCGGCCAGGTGGCCGCCATCGAGAATCAGGTGGCAGCGGGGGCGCGCGTCATCCTCATCTCCCCCAGCGATGCGAAAGCCATCGTGCCCACCATTACCCGGCTCCGTAAGGAGGGGGTTCTGGTCATCGCGCTCGACAGCCCTGCCGATCCGATCGATGCGACCGATGGGTTCTTCGGTACCGACAACTATCGGGCGGGCGAGCTGATCGGCGCCTATGCCAAGGCGCGCCTGGGCACGACCTCCCCTCAGGCCGTGACGATCGATCTCCTGCCGGGGCATCCCACCGGGGCCCAACGCCACAACGGCTTTCTCAAGGGCCTTGGCGTTGCCACCAATGACCGGGCGAGCAACGAAAACGCGGCACCGCCCGAGGTGGTGTGCTCGGGCGACAGCGTGGGCGATCAGGCCAAGGCCCAGACGGTCATGGAAAACTGCCTGCAGCGCGCACCGCAGGTGAATGTGGTGTACGCCATCAACGAGCCCAGCGCAGCCGGCGCCTGGAACGCGCTGGTCAAGGCCGGTCGGGAGAAGGACGTCTTCATCGTGACGGTAGACGGTGGCTGCCGCGGGGTGGCCGACGTGGCGGCCGGGCACTTCGCCGCGACGGCGCAGCAGTATCCGGTGCGCATGGCCGAGTTGGGCGTGCTGGCCGGCGTGGAATACCTGCGTAGCGGCAAGAAGCCCAGCGGCTTCACCGATACCGGCGTGGCGCTCGTTGCCGGCACGAAGCTGCCCGGCGTGGAAAGCCTCACTGTCGAGGAGGGCGCCGCGCGCTGCTGGGGCACGAAGTGA